GGACTGGGCACAATTCATACTCAGGGACTTTTACCGGCTGTGATTATTAGAcgtaaaatagaaagaaaaaaaatccaagaaTTCTATGatccacaaaaaaaagaagatatttccataaaattacacaggtattatttttaatgcattacttTCTTTGTATCTACATTTACGAAAAACagatagtaaattaattttaatgcttaaaaatgttatttgaaattttatgtaagtaattaaaattactattaccAATACTAATTAGAATAAATAGACCATAATTCACCAAGAgttctttatttaatgtaaaactgGCATtgctttaaaatcttttataatcaATAACAATTATACAATGTTTTTCACGATTCATTTGGAAAATTCTGATTCATTTGATTCACCAATTCAATCATTTCAccagtttatttgaaaaattctgcgTCGTTGCTGGACGTTGCTCTACATTTCTTTCGAGTCATGCCCTAGAAAGtaataaagaatgtaatttaaatggACATCtctaaacaaatgaaataaatacattttattccaatactaaaataaataaagaaaataaataaatagataaataaataacatttaaagataacagtttacaaaacataaatcaaatttCTACCAATTAAGGGACACTTGATTCCAATAAAAATGATTCCGAAATTTGTGTTGCCGTCAATTTATAATTTGGTATTACTTGAGAAATTTATACGCTTAAAATAGAATGTGTGTGTTCAAATACGAAATTTTCAACTGACTCACAACAATTTATTGTACATATTTGTACATTGAATTTATTGTacaattgaatttattgtaattgaatttattgtacAATTTATTGTACTTATTGTACATATTTATTGTGCATACAACAGAAAATATATCACCCAATCATTAACTCCCCACTCTATGTACATTTTCTTGCACATctttgtaatttcaagtttttaagtcttaaaaatgAGCAGAAGAACGAAAtgtaacttcaaaaaaaaagtttgaaaatatgcaaaaaaggaaacttaagatttcaataacttttgtgcaaattagaattaatatcCTAACTTCATGAATAAGTGCAGTTCTTTGAGGatgtcaaattttaaactctGTAGTTGAAATTCTGCGGACTGTCGAAGTGTTTCaggtattttttcttacaagtttaacagttaataattctcaaacAAATTACTGAAtgctacattttttattttgttcttgttgAAGAACTTTCGGTAAAcctttgtaatttcaaattgtaaaattgtCTGTAAaccttaataatttcaaatcgtGTTAATATCTCATTACTTACCATTTCTCAAAAGGAGCAGCCCTTTTACTGCCTCCATTCTGCGGTAATCCTCATCCTTCGACATGGCagcatttttttcatcttcttgTCCAGGATCAACTACAGGCTCTTGACTTGCAGAAGGCTTGAAGGCCACTTTATTTGTATCGATTTTATCTGGCTCCTTATTCTCGTCGATATCAATGGGCTCTTTATTTGTATCCACACTACCCTCCCTTACCGTTTTGAGCTTATGGATGTTGCAGACGCGGTCCGAGTCGCCATCTAAAAGAGAAAgtcataaaacatttatttaaaaaatacactattAACACCATTAATACTATAACCacaattttgtaagaaattttttaaaaaatcgtgtaCTCAGTGGTAGTTTAAATTGTGTTAATATCCCATTACTTACCATTGCTCATGCGGAACGGCTCTTCTACTGCCATCATGCTGTCATCCTCATCCTTCTGCCTGGCACCATATTTTTCATCTTCTTCTCCATCGTCATTATTTGTATCCATCTTATCCATTATTACCATTTTGAGCTCATGGGTGTTGGAGATACAGTCCGAATGCTTAAACCACTGCTCGTCTGCTAAAAGAGAAAgtcataaaacatttattcgaaAAATACACTATTGCCATCAGTGGTAGTTTAAATTGTGTTAATATCTCATTACTTACCATCGCTCATGCGGAGCGGTTCTTCTACTGCCATCATGCCGTCATCCTCATTCTTCTGCTTGGCAGCATTTTCTTCAGCTTCTTGTCCGGAATCAACTACAGGTTCTTGAGTTGTAAAAGGCTTGGTAAGCACTTTATTTACATCTATCTTACCGGGCTCTTTATTCTCATCGTTGATAATGCCCATTTTCTTTGTATTCGTTGTATCCACCTTTACCGCTTTGAGCTTATGAATGCTGCAAATACGGTTCGAATGCCTGAACCGCTGGTCGCAAACTAAAAgagataattattaataataataattattattaataataataataagagatAATTTTGTGTTTGTGAGTGTCTCTAAGTTTAGAATCATTCGTGCTAGGGTTTTGATACTTGGAAACAGTGCATGAGGGGGGAGGGGCAATTTTAGTCTCTAAtcttaaaagtgtttaaaatattttaattaaatttactatttctttTCTAGCCACTGATTCTATTGGGAATGGtgagtaaaaacttttttttcctcacatgTTTCGCATTAAATCTGATCGCCCATTGGCAAAATGTGCCTCGTTATGGGTTTGATGGCgtacttttcaactgtgttcaagagtaatagtaaacagtgcgcacgcgtcgtcattgcatgtgttgctatggcgacagctgctgtttgatagtttttttagaattctttttttcacttttaatttcgttatgcattaagttggtgagtttatttttgagatatgggaccagagagatcccataaatacctCTTGAGctgtgaataaaaaagaattttatcatttgaaagctatttttgtttttattgtcttaattaagaatcagaaattctaacctacagttcaaactggatcgttttcaatactaattttagtgaatatcacaaataaagagggtctCAAACTGACTGACCCGGTTCCAAAGATTAAAGTTGAAGTGTGTAATTGTGATCACCGGAAGGCGATCACAAttcttttttctccattttattgaaaattaaactcttttctttttacagctcaatttaatcaaaaacgAGTTTCACTGGAAGCGTATTGTCAGTTAATACAGGGTATTGTCaggaataattaaaactatcgAGGTAGGTGTTTCGGAATGTCgctaataaactaatattttaaaatcagtttaaaaccGAAGGTTTATTTCgtttatagttatgcttttaaaacgtgCTTTTATGAACTTAAATAATGTCAACTTTATATTCGTGCTGACCACGATTAATAGCACTTCCGATGTTGAATATATTAATCGAGTTGATGCTTTAGGTAAGCTATTacgtttaaaataagttaaagtttaattaaagtattttgttattaaatatttagtcaaatattttagttaatagttcaatagttagttaaatattttttaaatatttagttagttaGTATAGTTATTTcgttaagttaaaattaagttaaagcttaaaataatgagcagtttatttttattttgatgatttgattttttgaaagtgtgttttgcttaatctaataatgaAGTCACCCTAAAGGCAACAAATAATGAAAGGAAAGcgacattatttgaaaaattaattgcgTCAGTTTTTCCGGCAGGAAAAAcaacagatgaaagtatattATCAGGTTTCGCTGGCGTGCAGTcgattaaacattgaaaaaaagaaataatgcttGTTCCGAGAAAAATACTGAAGTCTCAATGCTGTTTTTTTCTAGACCTAaggtattttatagtttttgattaattaaacattacagCCTGAtttaagggaaatttttttattcaatgggccattatcctttttttttaaaaaataattcgatatgtaacgaaacatttataaataatacagaaGCTGTTCGAAAGCTGTACAGAAGCTGTTAAGTAAATGGgatataaaatgaaagagtTTCATCAAATATGCCAAGTCATAAACTAAAAGAGGATTATTTAGTTTCacgcaattaattttaagaagtattttaaatctagTTCATAACACGCAAAAATAaatgcacatatttttttttttgttctatgattttaaattaaccaTTATTTATTCGTATTGAATCTcagttcaataaatttattaaaaataagtccTCTTTGACtgctaatgattttaaatttttattaaaagatagtAATATCGATGAGAAATCcttaaaaaactaaaaggaataaaaaaaaattacttgcctATAAGtgaattcagaaatatttaatgattgtcCCAATGAGGATCATGCGGAAAAATACCTCTTGCGAACTGAAAAAACGTATATTTTCagttaagagaagaaaaaaaaacgcaaatgcTGACATTTTGGTTAGATTTGATTcagttattgtaattaaaagtgATTAGTTTTGTCACACtttttttagctaaaattatttttatgaaactttagtCCCGGTACTGGTTGTGTGGAAAGCGTCCTAACAAGCACAGATATTGCCAATTCTGAAACGAATACTTACCAGGAATACTTAAGAGGATACTTAAAAGAATACTTACCAGGGCATTTGAACGGCTTCTTATTACTATGAATCAAAGAGTGAGTTCTCAACTGTCCACTCTGAGTAAAAGATTTCGTACATTCAGTACACTTGTAGGGTTTCTTTCCTGCAAATGGAACAAATGCGAATTGTAATTAAGCAAggaaaaattcaagttattagtaaaaaaaatttttgtaaaattaatctGAATTTAAACCGTTACAAGAACCTCATAGTTCATGTCTCCCTAATTGCatgacaatttaaattaatgcatatttaaataatgaattcatttttaaagttaagtttttattttcaggagTGTGTGTGAGAGAGTTCATCCCAAACAGTAATAGGccttatttcaattgaaaatgaaagttGCCAATTTCTGGCCTCTctgaataagaatttattaagtggcagatatataaaacttaaacttgtaaaattttggtcaaatttgccataatttaaaaaagctgcCCAACTCGATGCTCAAATGCTCGTAGCTGGAACGAATTGGTGTCATGtacttagtttttaattatttataagtagtggctagaaaatatttttagaacatatgTACTAAACTAAATCTAAAACATAAATCTTGCTGCCACTAGAGAATCTCTATGAAGAATGTAGACCAAAATAGTACGTCTTTCTTTGGtcgttatttatgaaattaaatggaaaaaggAAAGCAGATAGTTTATAACTGGAACCGCAACAAATCTTATAAATATcggaagcttttaaatttaaaaagcaggTATGTAAAATAGTGCGACTTCTTTTGGTCGTATTAAagaatttgaaacttttctaaCAGTACTGACTCAACAAGAGTTTACAAATTGTCACTctcaagtaaatttaaaaaaaaaaactattttgagcATTATGCTGGCAGAAAGAAAGTTGTTCATAGACTTGGATATTATAATGTTCAATTCTTAAGAAAtactaaataaggaaaaaattatattcaatatgGTTTTTTGAcaactttgtaaaaaatgtcCTCCCTATAAGTAGAGCTACATCCGTTTGCTCCGCACTTTGattcttaaacaattttcatcACTAtctatttatagttaaaaaattaaaatttgaatccattcagtaaatgtatataaaaaaactttatttagttaataatttttacccaGATGGATAAAACTATTATCtgttaaagaattatattatcTGAATACTATACAGAATACTATTATCTGAAAGGACATGTATACACATAAGAAATTAATAGCGATTCTATCGAATAGGAGAAAAACGAACGCCTTCGGATcttccttttaataattttattttgaattttcaaagtacctttaaatttaaaaaattcataaaatagttaaaatgcatcataatttttttaaaccctaTTATTTCcgtaaataattttctctgaTTCGCAACGATGCCTGATTTATGTCCTGATTATGTACGTTTTTTACCCTCTAGAGATTATGCATTGTGGGCAGGGCGAATAAGAGCACGCCGAAAATTATGCCGCCGGTAGCTTAGCCACTGGTACGGTTTCTCAAGAGGGACATCTGTTTTAGAGAGGAGGCGCCAGACAGGTCCTCCAAACAGACTGGTCCTCCAGATTGGTGGTTGGACTTGAACTAGCAACTTCCATgccataaagaaaagaaagaaagaaaaaagacacTGTTATAAAACCTACAAATGAAGTTAAACGGACAGTCTCTGCTGCAAATTGGATTGGAATGGAAAAGATATTGAATACGGCAACATGGAATGtgagaactataaaaaaatatggaaaagcGAGATAAATAGTGGATGAAATGTTAAATACATAGAAACTATGAATatcacattgaaaaaatttccctGCAAGATGTTTGATGGAATGCATTATGCCTGATAGGAAACCACATACAATTAGGAAAAGGAATTATGATAtagaagaagataaaaaaagaagagtttATTCGAATATACAGCTACAGATGAATGAATATGCAAACTAAGATTAGAAGGGAGGTTTAGAAACGTTATTACTACATCTGGCACCAGCTGAAAACAAAGACGAAAATAAGATGGAAAAGtagaaaatgcatttattgaAGCAccgaaatatgaatttaaaataattatggttgactttaatgtaaaaattacaaaaagaaaattattttagagaaacTGTTGGAACTTCTCCAATACATGAAAGAATATGCGAAAAATGACAGTTTGctgatagaaataaaatacatattaaaagtaTGTACAATGCTTCCACATAAAAATATGCCTTCGGGAacaaatgtaaaacaaatgtaaatttcagaaaaaaagaactggTTGAACAAATAATACTGGGTTAAAAGAGCGAATTCTGGAAATTCATTCATTACAAATGAAACAAATCAAATTggacatatttttacaataattagatattcttcattattaatgtaaaaattagttattatcaAGCCAGGTGTGGGTCAAATGGTGACTCTTATCACTATTTGGTTAATGTTAAAATACGGGAACGGTTAGCTAATGCTATAAACGTGTtcactaaacaaaaataaataaataaataaataaataaataaaaaattttaaaaaatgtcaaataaaaataaaaatggagtaCTGAGAAAAATTCGATTTCCAGGCAAAGAACTTTGTATTTCAGAttgaaatacaaagaaaatttgaacaaggCAGTTTTGTAGAAGAACAAATGGAAATCAATGAATTGAAACACTCCTTATAGAAGCTGTTGAGAAGAAagtagatgaaaaaaaaaaagatataaataatggtttgatGGAGAATGTAGGAATTTTATTAAAGTCCAAAATGAAGCTAGAAAAGTTATGATACAAAAGATAGACAAGGAATTTATAAGGACATGCGctgaattgcaaataaaattttcagagaaaaaggactggttaaaagaacaaatattagaaattggACAAATATTAGAGAAAATGAAGGAACAAATattagaacaaaagaaaaaacaaatattagaaaaatattactaaggCAAAATGTAAGGAGACAATACAAAGCTCTGAGTATCAAGACAGAACTTTTAAGCTGAAAACTAATGGATGTGAGAGTCAAGAGTTTAGATTAAatggagaagaaaaattgcCAATAGAAAGGTTGTCGgcatattcttaaaataaaaaaattgaaaatgagaGTGGAGATTTAAATGTAgagataaataataagaaagaaacTGCCGAAGAACATTTTACACCAACGAGAGAAGAAATGGagttttgtatgaaaaaaaataacaataaagatAATATTACTGAATTAGTAAAATATGTACAGTATTCAGAATTTCAGGGAGAGGTAGTAATTACGAAACagttttttccaaataaatgaaaacctattttattttttaatttgactatccatatttagtaaaagtaaGTTAATACATTgttaacaaatcaaaaaatttgtacTTGCTAATAATTTCttagatgaaaagaaaattctgggTACAATAACTATattcaatcaatcaaatttttaaagtgaaattaaacttattgGAACATATAGAAATGGTAAGGGATTAAATTCTACTGTTCTGTCGATGTTTTGTAGCCTGGTAGTTATATTTCATTCAACTAGTGCCATCTATAATGTTTTATTGGCACTTTTCTTAATAGTGACTGTAAATACACAAAAATGAGGAACACGAACAATGTGATGTGCAAAACAAAGTATACAAATTATTCTAAgaatattgattataattattcaaataaacagTCATACtatatcaaaaaacttttatgaagtTATCTCTGTAATACTTTCATAATATAGTCAACTGCttatattattgcattttattgaaaaatcggGATAGTACTTGACATTTTACCTatatgtttctttctctttgttctgaaaatataatttaaacacaaaatatgtCTGCATATTCCTTGTgagtattttaaacaaaacatacctttaaataataaaaataaatattttaatgagaaatattgCCAAACGCAAAAGTTAACGAATTTATC
The nucleotide sequence above comes from Parasteatoda tepidariorum isolate YZ-2023 chromosome 6, CAS_Ptep_4.0, whole genome shotgun sequence. Encoded proteins:
- the LOC107436363 gene encoding protein bowel-like isoform X3: MSYAAHRRSGRPNHRTVVYQMLIGSGSELPHKCSTCNRGFALKKYVDVHEKIHSRKKPYKCTECTKSFTQSGQLRTHSLIHSNKKPFKCPVCDQRFRHSNRICSIHKLKAVKVDTTNTKKMGIINDENKEPGKIDVNKVLTKPFTTQEPVVDSGQEAEENAAKQKNEDDGMMAVEEPLRMSDDGDSDRVCNIHKLKTVREGSVDTNKEPIDIDENKEPDKIDTNKVAFKPSASQEPVVDPGQEDEKNAAMSKDEDYRRMEAVKGLLLLRNGHDSKEM
- the LOC107436363 gene encoding uncharacterized protein isoform X1 codes for the protein MSYAAHRRSGRPNHRTVVYQMLIGSGSELPHKCSTCNRGFALKKYVDVHEKIHSRKKPYKCTECTKSFTQSGQLRTHSLIHSNKKPFKCPVCDQRFRHSNRICSIHKLKAVKVDTTNTKKMGIINDENKEPGKIDVNKVLTKPFTTQEPVVDSGQEAEENAAKQKNEDDGMMAVEEPLRMSDADEQWFKHSDCISNTHELKMVIMDKMDTNNDDGEEDEKYGARQKDEDDSMMAVEEPFRMSNDGDSDRVCNIHKLKTVREGSVDTNKEPIDIDENKEPDKIDTNKVAFKPSASQEPVVDPGQEDEKNAAMSKDEDYRRMEAVKGLLLLRNGHDSKEM
- the LOC107436363 gene encoding uncharacterized protein isoform X2; amino-acid sequence: MSYAAHRRSGRPNHRTVVYQMLIGSGSELPHKCSTCNRGFALKKYVDVHEKIHSRKKPYKCTECTKSFTQSGQLRTHSLIHSNKKPFKCPVCDQRFRHSNRICSIHKLKAVKVDTTNTKKMGIINDENKEPGKIDVNKVLTKPFTTQEPVVDSGQEAEENAAKQKNEDDGMMAVEEPLRMSDDEQWFKHSDCISNTHELKMVIMDKMDTNNDDGEEDEKYGARQKDEDDSMMAVEEPFRMSNDGDSDRVCNIHKLKTVREGSVDTNKEPIDIDENKEPDKIDTNKVAFKPSASQEPVVDPGQEDEKNAAMSKDEDYRRMEAVKGLLLLRNGHDSKEM